In one window of Leptospira sp. WS92.C1 DNA:
- a CDS encoding Smr/MutS family protein — protein MKKNSVKSGYSGAKTIYIRKLRFEEAREKLDREIQEAFLAGETFIEIIHGIGEGVLKKLTVDTVKSHDFLKEVDYSNYGISNPGSTLVEILGPDKDTLKRYLG, from the coding sequence ATGAAAAAAAATTCCGTCAAATCCGGTTATTCCGGAGCAAAAACGATCTATATCCGAAAACTTCGGTTCGAAGAAGCTCGGGAAAAATTAGATCGGGAAATCCAGGAAGCGTTTTTAGCCGGGGAAACTTTCATCGAAATCATCCACGGGATCGGAGAAGGCGTTCTTAAAAAACTGACCGTCGATACGGTAAAATCCCATGATTTTTTAAAGGAAGTCGATTATTCCAATTATGGAATTTCCAATCCCGGATCGACACTCGTCGAAATATTAGGTCCCGATAAGGACACTCTCAAAAGGTATCTCGGATGA
- the hslU gene encoding ATP-dependent protease ATPase subunit HslU has protein sequence MTDYLKDQELILPLDEELTPREIVTKLDEHIIGQKNAKKAVAIALRNRTRRKKLDPEMREEIYPKNIIMIGPTGVGKTEIARRLSKLCGAPFLKVEATKYTEVGYVGRDVESMIRDLAVISMNLVKQEFRIRVEKTAKQKAEEALLDILLPFPGNEPKNSQGNITGFATSPLPDEEERKTHFLETREFMRKKLKNGKLDDQEVELDLPNPSSPQIPMLQVFGAGNFDDLDNQLQNVLGDMLPKKNKKRKLKIQEALKALEEFEAEKLLDPDKVQREALRRVEEMGIIFLDEIDKIAGREGKSGADVSREGVQRDLLPIVEGATVNTKIGPVRTDHILFIAAGAFHMSKPSDLIPELQGRFPIRVELEKLSRDDFEKILTAPRSSLTRQYQALLATDSIQVEFTLDGIQEIARIAYDMNEKHENIGARRLNTILERLLEEVSFEGPDLPKEKRNIRIDGKYVLDRLQGVIQDKDLSQYIL, from the coding sequence ATGACAGATTATCTCAAAGACCAGGAACTCATTTTACCTCTCGATGAAGAACTCACACCTCGGGAGATCGTCACCAAGTTAGACGAACATATCATCGGACAAAAAAACGCGAAGAAAGCGGTCGCGATCGCTCTTAGAAACAGAACCAGACGCAAAAAACTGGATCCGGAAATGAGAGAGGAAATTTATCCGAAGAACATCATTATGATCGGACCTACCGGCGTGGGAAAGACGGAGATCGCAAGACGACTTTCCAAACTCTGCGGGGCTCCATTTTTAAAAGTAGAAGCTACAAAATACACCGAAGTAGGCTATGTTGGACGCGATGTGGAATCCATGATTCGCGATCTTGCGGTCATCTCCATGAATCTTGTAAAACAAGAATTTCGCATCCGGGTCGAAAAAACCGCAAAACAAAAAGCGGAAGAAGCGTTACTCGATATTCTGCTTCCATTTCCTGGAAACGAACCTAAGAATTCTCAAGGTAATATTACTGGTTTTGCAACTTCTCCATTACCGGATGAGGAAGAAAGAAAAACGCATTTTCTCGAAACCAGAGAGTTTATGAGAAAAAAATTGAAAAACGGAAAACTAGACGATCAGGAAGTGGAATTGGATCTTCCCAACCCGAGTTCCCCGCAGATTCCGATGCTCCAGGTATTCGGCGCCGGAAACTTTGACGACTTAGACAATCAATTGCAGAATGTTTTGGGAGATATGCTTCCCAAAAAAAATAAAAAGAGAAAGTTAAAAATTCAAGAAGCATTGAAGGCTTTGGAAGAATTCGAAGCAGAAAAATTATTGGATCCAGATAAGGTTCAAAGAGAAGCCCTCAGAAGGGTCGAGGAAATGGGAATCATCTTTTTGGACGAGATCGATAAGATCGCAGGTAGAGAAGGAAAATCGGGCGCTGACGTTTCCAGAGAAGGCGTTCAGAGAGATCTTCTTCCGATCGTTGAAGGCGCGACGGTCAACACAAAGATCGGCCCTGTCAGAACGGATCATATTCTATTTATCGCGGCGGGTGCGTTTCACATGTCCAAACCTTCCGATCTGATTCCCGAGCTTCAGGGACGATTTCCGATCCGCGTGGAATTGGAAAAATTATCCAGAGACGACTTTGAAAAAATTCTGACCGCTCCTCGCTCTTCTTTGACAAGACAATACCAAGCGTTACTCGCCACCGATTCCATTCAGGTGGAATTTACTTTGGATGGGATTCAGGAGATCGCAAGAATCGCCTACGATATGAACGAGAAACACGAAAATATCGGAGCCAGAAGACTCAATACGATCTTAGAACGTCTTCTCGAAGAGGTCAGCTTTGAAGGACCCGATCTCCCGAAAGAAAAAAGAAACATCCGTATCGACGGAAAGTATGTTTTGGATCGTCTTCAAGGCGTAATTCAAGATAAGGATCTGAGTCAGTATATCCTCTAA
- a CDS encoding sorbosone dehydrogenase family protein — protein sequence MLFSSSKKSLICILFCNVLIFTNGCEWIQKTLIEVLGAPDSYKAEGDPKLLQPNFSGKDKNRKKIQISLTEVSAGFNQPTDLQFPPGESETFLLTEQKGKIRWGKVRKNESGTLLTLNVLSEAEQGLLGLTFHPDFAKNGKIYLNYVLKIGGKDTSRIGEWTVSSPKDLPNSKITSERIILEVVQPYPNHNAGQLAFGQDGFLYVGWGDGGWKDDPKKNGQNPKTLLGSMLRLDVNSSENGKQYKIPVDNPFINDACCAPETFAYGFRNPWRYSFDPQGRLIVADVGQDLWEEVDIVEKGLNYGWNIKEAAHCFDPKKNCDSKGLKDPIYEYGREEGQSITGGYVYSNRAIGDLNGKYVFADFISGRIWALILPDTTEQSVKEIYSLGKWPILISTFGRDAAGKVYLADFGSGKIYRIDPK from the coding sequence ATGCTTTTCTCTTCTTCTAAAAAAAGTCTTATCTGTATCCTATTTTGTAACGTTTTGATCTTTACAAACGGTTGCGAATGGATCCAGAAAACACTCATCGAAGTCCTGGGCGCTCCGGATTCGTATAAGGCGGAAGGAGATCCTAAACTTTTACAACCGAACTTCTCCGGAAAAGACAAAAATCGGAAAAAAATCCAAATCTCTCTTACCGAAGTCTCTGCAGGTTTCAACCAACCCACGGATCTTCAATTTCCTCCCGGAGAATCGGAAACCTTTCTCCTAACAGAACAAAAAGGAAAGATTCGCTGGGGAAAGGTTCGAAAGAATGAATCCGGAACATTATTGACTTTGAATGTATTGTCCGAAGCAGAGCAAGGACTATTGGGTCTGACGTTTCATCCCGACTTTGCGAAGAACGGAAAAATTTATCTCAACTATGTTTTAAAAATCGGCGGCAAAGACACGAGTCGAATCGGAGAATGGACCGTATCTTCACCTAAGGATTTGCCGAATTCTAAAATCACTTCCGAAAGAATCATATTAGAAGTCGTGCAACCGTATCCGAATCACAACGCGGGACAGCTCGCATTTGGACAAGACGGATTTTTATACGTAGGTTGGGGAGACGGCGGTTGGAAAGACGATCCCAAAAAAAACGGACAAAATCCGAAAACACTTTTGGGAAGTATGCTTCGTCTGGATGTGAATTCTTCTGAAAACGGAAAACAATATAAAATTCCCGTGGACAATCCGTTTATCAACGACGCTTGTTGCGCTCCGGAAACGTTCGCTTACGGTTTTAGAAATCCTTGGAGATATAGCTTTGATCCCCAAGGCAGGTTGATCGTCGCGGACGTGGGACAGGATCTTTGGGAAGAAGTAGATATCGTAGAAAAAGGTCTGAACTACGGCTGGAACATTAAAGAAGCCGCACATTGTTTTGATCCTAAGAAAAATTGTGACAGCAAAGGTTTAAAAGATCCGATTTACGAATACGGAAGAGAAGAGGGACAATCGATCACCGGCGGTTACGTGTATTCAAACCGAGCGATCGGAGATCTGAACGGTAAATACGTTTTTGCGGATTTTATTTCGGGAAGAATTTGGGCCTTGATTCTGCCAGACACAACGGAGCAATCTGTAAAAGAAATCTACAGCTTAGGCAAGTGGCCAATTCTCATTTCCACGTTTGGAAGGGACGCGGCCGGTAAGGTCTACCTGGCTGATTTCGGATCAGGTAAGATTTATAGAATCGATCCTAAGTAA
- the pth gene encoding aminoacyl-tRNA hydrolase, with product MANLKLLLVGIGNPGQKYANHRHNIGFVILDAFLDSSSGSGSYQENSKYSLARTDENGITLFYLKPLEFMNLSGKAVAEIARKNGIPAENILVIHDEIDFEFGKLKLKGGGGHAGHNGLRDIVEKLGSNAFYRLRFGVGKPVDSSEVPDHVLSNFKPEEKEKIPELVKASLQKISDWIRERKNGFQKNSDTQ from the coding sequence ATGGCAAACTTAAAACTGTTACTCGTAGGAATCGGAAATCCCGGTCAAAAATATGCAAATCATCGGCATAACATCGGTTTTGTGATCCTGGACGCATTCCTGGATTCTTCCTCCGGTAGTGGCAGTTATCAGGAGAATTCCAAGTATTCCCTTGCTCGTACCGATGAGAATGGAATCACCCTCTTTTACTTAAAACCTCTGGAATTTATGAATCTTTCCGGGAAGGCAGTCGCCGAAATCGCAAGGAAGAACGGGATTCCTGCCGAAAATATTTTAGTCATTCACGACGAGATCGATTTCGAGTTTGGAAAACTAAAACTGAAAGGCGGAGGTGGTCACGCAGGACACAACGGACTCCGAGATATCGTAGAAAAACTGGGATCCAATGCATTCTATCGTCTTCGTTTTGGAGTCGGAAAACCCGTGGATTCTTCCGAGGTTCCCGATCACGTGCTTTCCAACTTTAAACCGGAAGAAAAGGAAAAAATCCCGGAACTCGTCAAAGCCTCTTTGCAAAAAATCTCCGATTGGATCCGAGAAAGAAAAAACGGATTTCAGAAAAACTCCGATACTCAATAG
- a CDS encoding DedA family protein, which translates to MTFQETLIQFLTRFSEADPVFLWFFFAFSNLAENVFPPWPGDTITVFGGFLVARNQNSFGWLELTTSTFAGNLLGAWIMYRFGQIFLQWIRERQFPFQDSLYDKESLEKTFAWFQKNAIVVVLFSRFSAGIRFFVSIVAGMVKMNPILFFGCFTVAVFLWCGILIFSGFYLGSHWENVLDFLEIYNRIIISLLILFAVLFFWYKKKQKKAANQNL; encoded by the coding sequence ATGACTTTTCAGGAAACACTGATTCAATTTCTCACTCGATTTTCCGAGGCGGACCCCGTTTTTCTTTGGTTCTTTTTTGCTTTTTCCAATCTTGCGGAAAACGTTTTTCCTCCTTGGCCGGGGGATACGATCACGGTGTTCGGCGGTTTTCTCGTCGCAAGAAATCAGAATTCTTTCGGATGGTTGGAACTGACCACGAGCACGTTTGCGGGCAACCTTCTCGGCGCCTGGATCATGTATCGTTTTGGTCAGATCTTTTTACAATGGATTCGAGAAAGACAGTTTCCGTTTCAGGACTCTCTCTACGATAAAGAATCTCTGGAAAAAACATTCGCTTGGTTTCAAAAAAATGCGATCGTCGTAGTTCTGTTTAGCAGATTCTCCGCGGGAATTCGTTTTTTTGTTTCGATCGTTGCGGGAATGGTAAAGATGAATCCTATTCTTTTTTTCGGATGTTTTACCGTAGCGGTCTTTTTATGGTGCGGAATTTTGATCTTCTCCGGTTTTTATCTGGGCTCTCACTGGGAAAACGTTCTGGACTTTTTAGAAATTTACAATCGGATCATCATTTCTCTCCTCATTCTCTTTGCCGTTTTGTTTTTTTGGTATAAAAAAAAACAAAAAAAAGCCGCTAATCAAAATCTTTAG
- the xerC gene encoding tyrosine recombinase XerC: MKWNRRLAFDLFHFLIYKLRRLPLGDYPFRLPQFASASQNVAAEKFLTYLRIEKNYSQNTLNAYSIDLKFFFDFCEKEQLEIFQIEPVDIRSYFAYLAKNHGLDKRSQSRKLSSLRTFYKVLLRDDLVVSNPATQLSFPRVRRDIPKNFRIGETEEILDFEPEKTAEILDIRDRAMIEVLYSSGLRVFELVNAKISALSRDFTILKVLGKGQKERYVYFGKEAVHSLKQYLEFRKTFFPEAEEIFLNQKGKKLTTRGVRYILNERRKKMGWEKTITPHKFRHTFATDLLDAGADIRAVQELLGHSSLSTTQIYLSVSKEKIKEVYRKAHPHARK; encoded by the coding sequence TTGAAATGGAACAGACGGCTTGCGTTCGATTTATTTCATTTTTTGATTTATAAACTACGGAGACTTCCATTGGGCGACTATCCTTTCCGACTTCCGCAATTTGCATCCGCTTCCCAAAACGTAGCGGCTGAAAAATTCTTAACCTACTTACGAATTGAAAAAAATTATTCTCAAAATACACTCAATGCATACAGTATCGATCTCAAATTCTTTTTTGATTTTTGCGAAAAAGAACAACTCGAAATTTTTCAAATCGAACCTGTGGACATACGATCTTATTTTGCTTATCTCGCAAAAAATCACGGATTAGATAAAAGATCGCAGAGCAGAAAACTTTCCTCTTTGCGAACGTTTTATAAGGTGCTTTTGAGAGACGATCTTGTAGTTTCCAACCCCGCGACGCAGCTCAGTTTTCCGAGAGTTCGCAGAGACATTCCTAAAAATTTTAGAATCGGAGAAACGGAGGAGATCCTGGACTTCGAACCCGAAAAAACCGCGGAAATTTTGGATATTAGAGACAGAGCGATGATCGAAGTCTTGTATTCTTCCGGACTTCGGGTATTCGAACTCGTAAATGCAAAAATTTCCGCTCTTTCCAGAGATTTCACCATTCTCAAAGTTTTGGGAAAAGGTCAAAAGGAAAGATATGTATATTTTGGAAAAGAAGCGGTTCATTCTCTGAAACAATATTTAGAATTTAGAAAGACTTTTTTTCCGGAAGCGGAGGAAATTTTTCTGAACCAAAAAGGAAAGAAACTGACGACCCGAGGCGTTCGTTATATTTTGAATGAAAGAAGAAAAAAAATGGGATGGGAAAAAACCATCACTCCGCATAAATTCAGACATACGTTCGCTACCGATCTCCTCGACGCGGGAGCCGATATCAGAGCGGTTCAGGAATTACTCGGACATTCTTCTCTTTCCACGACTCAGATTTATCTGAGTGTGAGTAAGGAAAAAATCAAAGAGGTCTATAGAAAAGCTCATCCCCATGCCAGAAAATAA
- a CDS encoding phosphatase domain-containing protein: MSEQPDSKTETSKLVDKKRIAICGGTLGRENRYYVRGQVVDAGITEEMRDDSRWNLLTGLFEDQEKEITPFLDYGLEPVRKPILVAEIWDESENLVHQSPEIKGDDGGFFFHEFTKPLPPGKYTFRIHFRRLDSYRQFTKDIAYLNQKGKSEISGQSLIGKGKLRILSESFDGYVTTSDIDQTYLATDIHSNKGKLSTLFETPEQKLPLPGMPALYREIRLATDDSPLCFISASPHFFRRTLLTTIRSHSIVTESLHLKYLEGTIKGIVEKFWDSVTHPTKFITDGILGSVERIRKFAGASFQSLFDQMSYKLTILLRDRLYLPTNAKEILIGDNTESDYLIFLLYQYILSGKMSGRELEDYLYRLNFLGRDAITRDAAKIIRELGEENRQIHGDLNSVVLVLINKTSLGPEEEEMHWNVQSALPAGIDPFKQDGIQPYVLTEGAPGFAVVLQDNGILDTSAVFRVVAEMAGEWMEGRVIDAPALMEWIRNLSLPGDYQDEKDLIIDGLKKALEKEEIS, translated from the coding sequence TTGAGCGAACAACCAGATTCTAAGACAGAAACATCCAAGTTAGTGGACAAAAAAAGAATCGCGATCTGCGGAGGTACTCTCGGACGCGAAAATCGGTATTATGTTCGAGGTCAGGTTGTGGACGCGGGGATCACCGAGGAAATGCGCGACGATTCTCGCTGGAATCTTTTGACCGGTTTGTTCGAAGACCAGGAAAAGGAAATCACTCCTTTTTTAGATTATGGTCTGGAACCGGTCCGCAAACCGATTCTGGTTGCGGAGATCTGGGACGAATCCGAAAATCTCGTCCATCAATCCCCTGAAATCAAAGGAGACGACGGCGGATTCTTTTTTCACGAATTCACCAAACCCTTACCTCCCGGAAAATACACATTTCGGATTCATTTTAGAAGATTGGACTCTTACAGACAATTTACCAAGGATATCGCTTACTTAAATCAGAAAGGCAAGAGTGAAATTTCGGGGCAATCCCTGATCGGAAAGGGAAAACTGAGAATCCTTTCGGAATCCTTTGACGGATACGTGACCACTTCCGATATCGATCAAACGTATCTTGCAACCGACATTCATTCCAACAAAGGAAAACTTTCCACGTTATTCGAAACACCCGAACAAAAACTCCCTCTTCCGGGAATGCCCGCGCTTTACAGGGAAATCCGTTTGGCGACCGATGATTCTCCGCTTTGTTTTATTTCAGCAAGTCCTCATTTTTTTAGAAGGACGCTTTTGACGACGATTCGAAGTCATTCCATTGTTACCGAGTCTTTGCATCTCAAATATCTGGAAGGGACCATCAAAGGAATCGTGGAAAAATTTTGGGACTCGGTGACACATCCTACGAAGTTTATCACCGATGGAATTTTGGGGTCCGTGGAAAGGATTCGAAAATTCGCGGGAGCGTCGTTTCAGAGTTTGTTTGATCAGATGAGTTATAAACTTACGATTCTGCTTCGGGACAGATTGTATCTTCCCACGAATGCGAAAGAAATTCTGATCGGAGACAACACCGAAAGTGATTATCTGATCTTTCTTTTGTATCAGTACATTCTTTCCGGAAAAATGTCCGGAAGGGAATTGGAAGATTATTTATACCGTCTCAACTTTCTCGGAAGAGACGCGATCACAAGGGATGCCGCAAAGATCATTCGGGAGCTTGGTGAGGAAAACAGACAAATTCACGGAGATCTCAATTCAGTCGTTCTGGTATTGATCAATAAAACCTCTCTTGGTCCGGAAGAAGAGGAAATGCACTGGAACGTTCAGAGTGCACTGCCGGCGGGAATCGATCCCTTCAAACAAGACGGAATTCAGCCTTATGTTCTAACCGAGGGCGCTCCCGGTTTTGCGGTCGTACTTCAAGACAATGGAATATTAGATACTTCTGCTGTATTTCGAGTTGTGGCGGAAATGGCGGGAGAATGGATGGAAGGTCGCGTGATCGACGCTCCGGCGTTGATGGAATGGATTCGAAACTTATCCTTGCCCGGGGATTATCAAGATGAAAAAGATCTGATCATAGACGGACTCAAAAAAGCTTTGGAGAAAGAGGAAATTTCCTAG
- a CDS encoding AI-2E family transporter, translated as MIEPVHVNPEPGKYTFLIFFSILFTFALGVFFLVFRSYLYSSLMALILYLATRGQYKLLKDYLGERFQWLVPWIMITLVSMIVFIPSYFVIRTLIQEALSILFKLRISLSEEKVIETLMNFAMLTDFITDNEFFWVKVPEIYGEFAENYVDILNLDSIYGILSNASSFILGNIELPTGILMNLFFALLVLFFLYQDGKKVERFILDNLPFSRQLEEQVGRKVTLAVQTIIRGNLIISILQGTAVYILLLIAGISSPFLYASLAAFFSIIPVVGTSVVWLPIGLYILFLENNPVMAVFFMGSGLFFYLALENFVKPRMLDKKLQVHPLLIFLSLIGGIKEFGIMGLVVGPVAVTLVVILWDFWKLYRRELLLNKGHR; from the coding sequence ATGATCGAGCCAGTTCACGTAAATCCGGAACCGGGAAAGTATACGTTTCTCATCTTTTTTTCGATTTTATTTACTTTTGCGCTCGGTGTCTTTTTTCTCGTATTTCGTTCCTATCTCTATTCTTCTTTGATGGCTTTGATTTTGTATTTGGCGACTCGCGGACAATACAAATTGCTAAAGGATTATTTGGGAGAGCGATTTCAATGGCTTGTACCTTGGATCATGATCACTCTCGTTTCAATGATCGTTTTTATTCCTTCTTATTTTGTGATCCGTACCCTGATTCAGGAAGCGCTTTCGATCTTATTCAAATTGAGAATTTCTTTGAGCGAAGAAAAGGTCATCGAAACCCTGATGAACTTTGCAATGCTCACAGACTTTATTACGGACAACGAATTCTTCTGGGTCAAAGTTCCCGAGATCTATGGAGAATTTGCCGAAAACTACGTGGATATTCTCAATCTGGATAGCATCTACGGAATTTTGAGCAACGCATCCTCTTTCATTTTGGGAAACATAGAACTGCCAACTGGAATTTTGATGAATCTATTCTTTGCACTTCTGGTTTTATTCTTTCTCTATCAGGATGGAAAGAAGGTGGAGCGATTCATATTGGATAACCTTCCCTTTTCCAGACAATTGGAAGAACAGGTGGGAAGAAAGGTGACTTTGGCCGTGCAAACGATCATTCGAGGAAACCTAATCATTTCTATTTTGCAGGGAACCGCGGTTTACATCCTTCTTTTGATCGCCGGAATTTCGAGTCCGTTTTTGTATGCGAGTTTGGCTGCATTCTTCTCGATTATACCGGTGGTGGGAACCTCGGTGGTTTGGCTTCCGATCGGACTTTACATTCTATTTTTAGAAAACAATCCGGTAATGGCCGTATTTTTTATGGGGAGCGGTCTTTTCTTTTATCTGGCTTTGGAGAATTTTGTAAAACCGAGAATGCTGGATAAAAAACTTCAGGTTCACCCTCTTCTGATCTTTTTGTCTTTGATTGGTGGAATCAAGGAATTCGGAATCATGGGTTTGGTAGTCGGCCCCGTCGCGGTAACGTTAGTCGTGATTCTCTGGGATTTCTGGAAATTGTATCGAAGAGAATTGCTTTTAAACAAGGGGCATCGGTAA
- a CDS encoding lipoyl domain-containing protein, protein MKPKSGIFELITPDLGDTDRIELVHWNLKLGDLVLPGQEVLELVTDKACFPIESPVQGKLTQIIKEKGSVVQKGDILGILELFESE, encoded by the coding sequence ATGAAACCAAAATCCGGCATTTTTGAACTCATTACACCGGACCTCGGAGATACCGATAGGATCGAACTAGTTCATTGGAATTTGAAACTAGGGGACTTAGTATTACCCGGTCAAGAAGTGTTAGAATTAGTCACCGACAAGGCGTGCTTTCCAATCGAGTCCCCAGTCCAAGGAAAACTAACGCAAATTATAAAAGAGAAAGGTTCCGTCGTTCAAAAAGGCGACATACTCGGAATCTTAGAACTTTTTGAGTCCGAATGA
- the hslV gene encoding ATP-dependent protease subunit HslV, with protein sequence MPENKIRSTTILCVRKNGKVAIGGDGQVSMGNTVMKQSAKKVRRLYDGKILSGFAGSAADAFTLFELFEKKVQEFGGSLSRSAVELAREWRMDRMLRRLEALLIVADKEESFLISGTGDVISPDEGVIAIGSGGNYALAAAQALYNHTDLSAKEIVESSMKIAANICIYTNDHITIEEIL encoded by the coding sequence ATGCCAGAAAATAAAATTCGTTCCACCACCATTCTTTGTGTCCGGAAAAACGGAAAAGTCGCCATCGGAGGCGACGGCCAGGTTTCTATGGGAAATACGGTCATGAAACAATCCGCCAAAAAAGTCAGAAGACTTTACGACGGAAAAATTCTTTCGGGTTTTGCCGGATCCGCCGCGGACGCTTTTACACTTTTTGAACTTTTTGAAAAGAAGGTTCAAGAATTCGGAGGAAGTCTTTCCAGAAGCGCGGTCGAACTCGCGAGAGAATGGAGAATGGATCGTATGCTTCGAAGACTGGAAGCGCTGTTGATCGTAGCCGATAAGGAAGAATCGTTTCTGATTTCCGGAACCGGAGATGTGATTTCTCCGGACGAGGGTGTGATTGCGATCGGTTCCGGTGGAAATTACGCGTTAGCAGCAGCGCAGGCGCTCTACAATCATACGGATTTATCCGCAAAAGAAATCGTGGAATCTTCGATGAAGATCGCCGCGAACATTTGTATCTATACGAACGATCATATCACCATAGAAGAAATTCTTTAA
- the cimA gene encoding (R)-citramalate synthase CimA, whose amino-acid sequence MTKTETKLEILDVTLRDGEQTRGVSFSTSEKLNIAKFLLQKLNIDRVEIASARVSKGEFETVQKIIEWAETENLTHRIELLGFVDGNRTVDWIRDSGAKVLNLLTKGSLHHLEKQLNKTPKEFFTDVSFVIEYARKNGIRVNVYLEDWSNGFRNSPDYVLSLVEHLSKENIERIFLPDTLGVLSPSETYRGVNTLVQKYPSLHFEFHGHNDYDLSVANSLEAIRAGAKGLHASVNGLGERAGNTPLEALITTIHDKTDFKTSVSEIAITEASRLVEVFSGKRISANRPIVGEDVFTQTAGVHADGDKKGNLYANPILPERFGRKRSYALGKLAGKASISENVKQLGMVLSDTILQKVLERVIELGDQNKLVTPEDLPFIIADVSGRTGEKVITIKSCNIHSGIGLRPHAQIELEYEGKIHKEISEGDGGYDAFMNALTKITNRLGITIPKLIDYEVRIPPGGKTDALVETMITWNKSPDLEEDLTFKTMGVHPDQTIAAVHATEKMLNQILQPWQT is encoded by the coding sequence ATGACAAAAACAGAAACAAAATTGGAAATTTTAGACGTAACCCTGAGAGACGGAGAACAAACCAGAGGAGTCAGTTTTTCCACTTCCGAAAAACTGAATATCGCAAAATTCTTATTACAAAAATTAAATATAGATCGGGTCGAAATCGCTTCCGCAAGAGTTTCCAAAGGAGAATTTGAAACGGTTCAAAAAATCATAGAATGGGCCGAGACCGAAAATTTGACTCACAGAATCGAACTCCTCGGATTCGTGGACGGGAACAGAACCGTGGACTGGATTCGGGACAGCGGAGCAAAGGTTTTAAACCTACTCACCAAAGGCTCGCTCCACCATTTGGAAAAACAGTTAAACAAAACTCCGAAAGAATTTTTTACGGATGTTTCTTTTGTCATCGAATACGCGAGAAAGAACGGAATCCGGGTCAACGTTTATCTGGAAGACTGGTCCAACGGCTTTAGAAATAGTCCAGATTATGTATTGTCTCTCGTGGAACACTTAAGCAAAGAAAATATAGAAAGAATCTTTCTACCGGATACGTTAGGCGTTCTTTCCCCCTCGGAAACCTACCGCGGCGTGAACACTCTCGTTCAAAAATATCCGAGTCTTCATTTCGAATTTCACGGTCACAACGACTACGATCTTTCCGTAGCGAACAGTCTGGAAGCGATCCGAGCAGGGGCTAAGGGATTGCACGCATCCGTAAACGGGCTCGGAGAAAGAGCCGGAAACACTCCGCTCGAAGCATTGATCACGACGATTCATGATAAGACCGATTTTAAAACTTCCGTAAGCGAGATCGCAATCACGGAAGCAAGCAGACTCGTGGAAGTATTCAGCGGAAAACGAATTTCCGCAAACAGACCGATCGTAGGAGAGGACGTTTTTACACAGACGGCGGGAGTTCACGCAGACGGGGATAAAAAAGGAAATCTCTACGCAAATCCGATTTTACCCGAACGATTTGGAAGAAAGAGAAGTTACGCGTTAGGCAAACTTGCAGGAAAGGCTAGCATCTCCGAAAACGTGAAACAGTTGGGGATGGTTTTGAGCGACACGATTCTCCAAAAAGTTTTGGAACGAGTGATCGAACTCGGAGACCAGAATAAACTTGTAACCCCCGAAGACCTTCCGTTTATCATCGCGGACGTTTCGGGAAGAACCGGCGAAAAGGTAATCACAATCAAATCTTGTAATATTCATTCCGGGATCGGACTCAGACCACACGCTCAGATCGAATTGGAATACGAGGGAAAAATTCACAAAGAAATTTCGGAAGGGGACGGCGGTTACGACGCGTTTATGAACGCTCTCACAAAAATCACGAACCGACTCGGAATCACGATTCCCAAATTGATCGATTATGAAGTCAGAATCCCTCCCGGCGGAAAAACGGACGCGCTCGTGGAAACCATGATCACTTGGAACAAGTCTCCGGACTTGGAAGAAGACCTTACCTTTAAAACGATGGGAGTTCATCCGGATCAAACGATTGCAGCGGTTCACGCAACCGAAAAAATGCTCAATCAGATCCTGCAACCATGGCAAACTTAA